From the genome of Streptacidiphilus rugosus AM-16, one region includes:
- a CDS encoding extracellular solute-binding protein gives MSTVPSTHRRGRRTAAALAVAASLTLTAAACTGQSSGGQGSTGSSSAPVTITFWHGWSQPNELKAINANIAAFEATHPNIKVHAVSNVTDDKINQALRAGGDNAPDVVSSFTTNNVGQFCNSHEWVDLDPLLQKDGIDKATTFSKAMLDYTNYKGNQCALPLLGDAYGLYYNTDMFKAAGIASPPKTWTEFEQDAVKLTKSSGGTYSQLGFMPLYHGYETTTEHYAAQFGPTGWFGSDGKSSIATDPAFAGALNEQKKLTDLLGGYKQLDKFRTTFGDEFSAKNPFETGQVAMSMDGEWRVASIKGDGVKLDYATAPLPVPDNQLSTYGKGYQTGTIIGMAASSKKQAAAWEFLKFLTTDTKALVSFANAISNVPSTLAALKDPSLDHSPAFQTFLDVAANPNSNTTPATPNGGAYLVTFQNLGYKYESGQVTDLNTALKTTAAQIDADLAQAQ, from the coding sequence GTGTCGACCGTTCCGTCCACGCACCGCAGAGGCCGTCGCACCGCCGCCGCCCTCGCCGTCGCCGCCTCGCTCACGCTGACCGCGGCCGCCTGCACCGGCCAGAGCAGCGGCGGCCAGGGCAGCACCGGCAGCAGCAGCGCGCCCGTCACCATCACCTTCTGGCACGGCTGGAGCCAGCCGAACGAGCTGAAGGCGATCAACGCCAACATCGCGGCGTTCGAGGCCACGCACCCGAACATCAAGGTCCACGCCGTCTCCAACGTGACCGACGACAAGATCAACCAGGCGCTGCGGGCCGGCGGCGACAACGCCCCCGACGTGGTCTCCTCGTTCACCACGAACAACGTCGGCCAGTTCTGCAACAGCCACGAGTGGGTGGACCTCGACCCGCTGCTGCAGAAGGACGGCATCGACAAGGCCACGACCTTCTCCAAGGCGATGCTCGACTACACCAACTACAAGGGCAACCAGTGCGCCCTGCCGCTGCTGGGCGACGCGTACGGGCTCTACTACAACACCGACATGTTCAAGGCGGCCGGGATCGCCAGCCCGCCGAAGACCTGGACCGAGTTCGAGCAGGACGCCGTCAAGCTCACCAAGTCCAGTGGCGGGACCTACTCCCAGCTCGGGTTCATGCCGCTGTACCACGGTTACGAGACCACCACCGAGCACTACGCGGCGCAGTTCGGCCCGACCGGCTGGTTCGGCTCGGACGGCAAGTCGTCCATCGCCACCGACCCGGCCTTCGCCGGCGCGCTGAACGAGCAGAAGAAGCTCACCGACCTGCTCGGCGGCTACAAGCAGCTCGACAAGTTCCGCACCACCTTCGGTGACGAGTTCAGCGCCAAGAACCCGTTCGAGACCGGCCAGGTGGCCATGTCGATGGACGGCGAGTGGCGCGTGGCCAGCATCAAGGGCGACGGCGTGAAGCTCGACTACGCCACCGCGCCGCTGCCGGTGCCGGACAACCAGCTCTCGACCTACGGCAAGGGCTACCAGACCGGCACCATCATCGGCATGGCGGCCAGCAGCAAGAAGCAGGCGGCCGCCTGGGAGTTCCTGAAGTTCCTCACCACGGACACCAAGGCGCTGGTCTCCTTCGCCAACGCGATCTCCAACGTGCCGAGCACGCTGGCCGCGCTCAAGGACCCGTCGCTCGACCACAGCCCGGCCTTCCAGACCTTCCTGGACGTGGCCGCGAACCCGAACAGCAACACCACCCCGGCCACGCCGAACGGCGGGGCGTACCTGGTGACCTTCCAGAACCTCGGCTACAAGTACGAGTCCGGCCAGGTGACCGACCTGAACACGGCGCTGAAGACCACCGCCGCACAGATCGACGCGGACCTCGCGCAGGCGCAGTAA
- a CDS encoding HNH endonuclease has translation MPHVLVLNASYEPLGVVSLRRALVLVLDKKAVSLEETGVLLHSATSAISAPSVVRLTRFVRVPFRGPVPLTRRALFARDGGRCVYCGGVATSVDHVVPRSRGGQHAWDNVVAACRRCNHVKADRHLSEIGWRMKRTPAPPTGLAWRIIGTGHRDPRWRPYLEPYGTAEELSHLAPFPHAGPTAPAELSA, from the coding sequence GTGCCGCATGTTCTGGTCCTGAACGCGTCCTACGAGCCACTGGGCGTCGTGTCACTACGACGCGCCCTGGTCCTCGTCCTCGACAAGAAGGCTGTGAGCCTTGAGGAGACCGGGGTTCTACTGCACAGCGCGACCAGCGCCATATCGGCGCCGTCCGTCGTCCGACTGACCCGATTCGTTCGGGTCCCCTTTCGCGGGCCCGTCCCGCTCACCCGACGGGCGCTCTTCGCCCGCGACGGCGGGCGATGCGTGTACTGCGGTGGCGTCGCAACCAGCGTCGACCACGTGGTGCCGCGCAGCCGCGGCGGCCAGCACGCGTGGGACAACGTGGTGGCAGCCTGCCGCCGCTGCAACCACGTGAAGGCGGACCGGCACCTGTCCGAGATCGGTTGGCGCATGAAGCGGACACCGGCCCCGCCCACCGGGCTGGCCTGGCGCATCATCGGCACGGGCCACCGCGACCCGCGGTGGCGCCCTTACCTGGAGCCGTACGGCACGGCGGAGGAGCTCTCGCACCTCGCGCCATTCCCTCATGCCGGGCCAACGGCCCCGGCGGAGCTCAGCGCGTAG
- a CDS encoding mechanosensitive ion channel family protein: protein MASQTPSTPAPASSAGGAPSTTIHEASQAVGYVSAHWQGWVTSGVRILFIAVIALVVRAVVVRLIDKLVARMSHVHQSMAHNALLTGLLANAERRRQRSQAMGSVLRSVASFVILGTAAITILPVLGINLAPLLASAGVAGVAIGFGARNLVTDFLSGVFMIIEDQYGVGDQIDTGVATGTVLEVGLRVTKLRGAGGEIWYIRNGEVKRIANLSQGWATANVEIPLGYHENIDQVEQVILAAAEEMAKEERWAEQLWEPAEPVKVLGVDSLAAEALILHVSAKVMPGKALGVARELRRRIKVSLEESGVHLGVTPQVADVPSPRSGPSGPDMSAPSALGDPNSAQSRATAPIPGLDDPAQR from the coding sequence ATGGCCAGCCAGACCCCCAGCACCCCCGCCCCCGCGAGCTCCGCGGGCGGCGCCCCCAGCACGACGATCCACGAGGCGAGTCAGGCCGTGGGCTACGTGAGCGCGCACTGGCAGGGTTGGGTGACCAGCGGGGTCCGCATCCTCTTCATCGCGGTGATCGCACTGGTGGTGCGCGCGGTCGTGGTGCGGCTGATCGACAAGCTGGTCGCCCGGATGTCGCACGTGCACCAGAGCATGGCGCACAACGCCCTGCTCACGGGCCTGCTGGCCAACGCGGAGCGGCGGCGGCAGCGGTCCCAGGCGATGGGTTCCGTGCTGCGCAGCGTCGCGTCCTTCGTGATCCTGGGCACCGCGGCGATCACGATCCTGCCGGTCCTCGGGATCAACCTGGCCCCGCTGCTGGCGAGCGCGGGCGTGGCCGGTGTGGCGATCGGTTTCGGCGCGCGGAACCTGGTGACGGACTTCCTCTCCGGCGTCTTCATGATCATCGAGGACCAGTACGGCGTCGGCGACCAGATCGACACCGGCGTGGCCACGGGGACGGTGCTGGAGGTCGGCCTGCGGGTGACCAAGCTGCGCGGCGCGGGCGGCGAGATCTGGTACATCCGCAACGGCGAGGTGAAGCGGATCGCCAACCTGAGCCAGGGCTGGGCGACGGCGAACGTGGAGATCCCGCTCGGCTACCACGAGAACATCGACCAGGTCGAGCAGGTGATCCTCGCGGCAGCGGAGGAGATGGCCAAGGAGGAGCGCTGGGCCGAGCAGTTGTGGGAGCCGGCCGAGCCGGTCAAGGTCCTCGGCGTGGACTCGCTGGCCGCCGAGGCGCTGATCCTGCACGTCTCGGCGAAGGTGATGCCGGGCAAGGCGCTGGGCGTCGCCCGTGAGCTGCGGCGCCGTATCAAGGTGTCGCTGGAGGAGTCGGGCGTCCACCTCGGGGTGACCCCGCAGGTCGCGGACGTCCCCTCCCCCCGCAGTGGGCCTTCGGGACCGGACATGTCCGCGCCCTCGGCCCTCGGCGACCCCAACAGCGCGCAGTCCCGCGCCACCGCGCCGATCCCCGGTCTGGACGACCCCGCGCAGCGCTGA
- a CDS encoding 6-phospho-beta-glucosidase → MSLKLVVVGGGSTYTPELIDGFARLRDSLPIGELVLVDPAAERLELVGGLARRIFARQGHPGTVTTSTDLDASVQGADAVLLQLRVGGQAARDQDETWPLECGCVGQETTGAGGLAKALRTVPVVLDIAERVRRANPDAWIVDFTNPVGIVTRALLTAGHKAVGLCNVAIGFQRKFAGLLGVAPERVQLDHVGLNHLTWERGVRLDGKDVLPDLIAAHGTAIAEDLHLPLSLVRQLGVVPSYYLRYFYQHDEVVAELKVQGSRASQVAAIERELLEMYADPELDEKPELLGQRGGAFYSEAAVQLVASLLGTQGGEPSEQVVNVLNRGTLPFLPDDAVVEVPALVDATGARPLPVPTVEPLYAGLIANVTGYEQLALDAALRGGRDRVFQALLAHPLVGQIDLADRLTDRLIAHNREHLAWA, encoded by the coding sequence ATGAGCCTCAAGCTGGTCGTCGTCGGGGGCGGCTCGACGTACACGCCGGAGCTGATCGACGGCTTCGCCAGACTCCGCGACAGCCTGCCGATCGGCGAGCTGGTCCTGGTGGACCCCGCCGCGGAGCGGCTGGAGCTGGTCGGCGGGCTGGCCCGGCGGATCTTCGCCAGGCAGGGCCATCCGGGCACGGTCACCACCTCCACCGATCTGGACGCCTCGGTCCAGGGCGCGGACGCCGTGCTGCTGCAGTTGCGGGTCGGCGGTCAGGCCGCCAGGGACCAGGACGAGACCTGGCCGCTGGAGTGCGGCTGCGTCGGCCAGGAGACCACCGGCGCGGGCGGGCTCGCCAAGGCGCTGCGGACCGTCCCTGTCGTGCTGGACATCGCCGAGCGGGTGCGCCGGGCCAACCCCGACGCCTGGATCGTCGACTTCACCAACCCGGTCGGCATCGTCACCCGCGCGCTGCTCACCGCAGGACACAAGGCCGTCGGGCTGTGCAACGTCGCGATCGGCTTCCAGCGCAAGTTCGCCGGGCTGCTCGGCGTCGCGCCGGAGCGGGTGCAGCTGGACCATGTGGGCCTGAACCACCTCACCTGGGAGCGCGGCGTCCGCCTGGACGGCAAGGACGTGCTGCCCGACCTGATCGCGGCGCACGGCACCGCCATCGCCGAGGACCTGCACCTGCCGCTGTCGCTGGTACGGCAGTTGGGCGTGGTGCCCTCGTACTACCTGCGCTACTTCTACCAGCACGACGAGGTCGTGGCGGAGCTGAAGGTGCAGGGCTCGCGGGCCTCTCAGGTGGCCGCGATCGAGCGCGAGCTGCTGGAGATGTACGCGGACCCGGAGCTGGACGAGAAGCCGGAGCTGCTCGGGCAGCGAGGCGGCGCGTTCTACTCGGAGGCTGCGGTGCAACTGGTCGCCTCGCTGCTGGGCACCCAGGGCGGCGAGCCGAGCGAGCAGGTGGTCAACGTGCTGAACCGCGGCACCCTGCCGTTCCTCCCCGACGACGCGGTGGTCGAGGTCCCCGCCCTGGTCGACGCGACGGGCGCGCGCCCGCTGCCGGTGCCGACGGTGGAGCCGCTGTACGCCGGGCTGATCGCCAACGTCACCGGCTACGAGCAGCTGGCCCTGGACGCCGCGCTGCGCGGCGGACGCGACCGCGTCTTCCAGGCGCTGCTGGCCCATCCGCTGGTCGGCCAGATCGACCTGGCGGACAGGCTGACGGACCGTCTGATCGCGCACAACCGCGAGCACCTGGCATGGGCGTGA
- a CDS encoding carbohydrate ABC transporter permease, whose product MSLAPALRRKRRKELATAAGFLSPWLIGFGVFFAYPLIATVYFSLTHYDGFNPPSFVGFKNYDYVITKFPFFWQSVRNTAWLVVVMVTLRTIFGMGIGMLITKIKTGGGFFRTAFYLPYLAPPVAATIAFAFLFNPGTGPVNHYLADLGIAHPPGWFNDPNWSKPSLVLLSLWGIGDLMVIFMAALLDVPAEQYEAASLDGANSWHRWRYVTLPNIMPIIMFAVITGVIQTLQYYTQAIVAGQVASGQIGGSGQQFEPGYPNGSTWTLPQLVYNIGFQRFDYGAACVVSILLFLIAMACTSLLMRRRSGLMAED is encoded by the coding sequence ATGTCTCTCGCACCCGCGCTGCGTCGCAAGCGGCGCAAGGAGCTGGCGACCGCCGCCGGCTTCCTCTCCCCCTGGCTGATCGGCTTCGGCGTCTTCTTCGCCTACCCGCTCATCGCCACCGTCTACTTCTCGCTCACGCACTACGACGGCTTCAACCCGCCGTCCTTCGTCGGCTTCAAGAACTACGACTACGTCATCACGAAGTTCCCCTTCTTCTGGCAGTCGGTGCGCAACACCGCCTGGCTGGTCGTGGTGATGGTGACACTGCGGACGATCTTCGGCATGGGCATCGGCATGCTGATCACGAAGATCAAGACCGGCGGCGGCTTCTTCCGCACCGCCTTCTACCTGCCCTACCTGGCCCCGCCGGTGGCGGCCACGATCGCCTTCGCCTTCCTCTTCAACCCGGGCACCGGGCCGGTCAACCACTACCTGGCGGACCTGGGCATCGCCCACCCCCCTGGCTGGTTCAACGACCCGAACTGGTCCAAGCCCTCGCTGGTGCTGCTCTCGCTGTGGGGCATCGGCGACCTGATGGTCATCTTCATGGCCGCCCTGCTGGACGTGCCCGCCGAGCAGTACGAGGCCGCGTCGCTGGACGGCGCCAACTCCTGGCACCGCTGGCGCTACGTCACGCTCCCCAACATCATGCCGATCATCATGTTCGCGGTGATCACGGGCGTGATCCAGACGCTGCAGTACTACACCCAGGCCATCGTGGCCGGGCAGGTGGCCTCCGGTCAGATCGGCGGCTCCGGCCAGCAGTTCGAGCCCGGCTACCCGAACGGCTCGACCTGGACCCTGCCCCAGCTCGTCTACAACATCGGCTTCCAGCGCTTCGACTACGGCGCGGCCTGCGTCGTCTCGATCCTGCTGTTCCTGATCGCCATGGCGTGCACCTCGCTGCTGATGCGCCGCCGCTCCGGCCTCATGGCTGAGGACTAG
- a CDS encoding carbohydrate ABC transporter permease, with protein MSNVATTPDSADSGLTSKPARANKGVPNSSAIAFRKAKRRRTLEWIAVHSVGLAVALVFILPFVFLFLTSVMTDDQALSSNYWPTHWVWSNYRAIFDVPGFGTWWKNTVEYAVLGTLLTVVSSVPVAYALAKFRFPGRRLAMMLVISMMMLPPQVIIIPMYLFWAKQMNMDGTLWPLIIPMAFGDAFSIFLLRQFLLTIPKEYLDAAKVDGCGELRTLIKVVLPMAKPAISAVALFQFFYCWNDYFGPQIYASDNPAAWTLSYGLQSFHGAHHTNWNLTMAATLLVMAPVIIVFFFAQKAFIEGVTLTGVKG; from the coding sequence ATGAGCAACGTCGCCACAACCCCCGACAGCGCTGACAGCGGCCTCACCAGCAAGCCGGCCCGCGCCAACAAGGGCGTGCCGAACAGCTCGGCGATCGCCTTCCGCAAGGCCAAGCGGCGCAGGACGCTGGAGTGGATCGCGGTCCACTCGGTCGGCCTCGCCGTCGCGCTGGTCTTCATCCTCCCGTTCGTCTTCCTCTTCCTCACCTCGGTGATGACCGACGACCAGGCGCTCAGCAGCAACTACTGGCCCACGCACTGGGTCTGGAGCAACTACCGGGCGATCTTCGACGTCCCCGGCTTCGGCACCTGGTGGAAGAACACCGTCGAGTACGCCGTGCTGGGCACGCTGCTGACGGTCGTCTCCTCCGTCCCGGTCGCCTACGCGCTGGCCAAGTTCCGCTTCCCCGGTCGCCGGCTGGCGATGATGCTGGTCATCTCGATGATGATGCTGCCGCCGCAGGTGATCATCATTCCGATGTACCTCTTCTGGGCCAAGCAGATGAACATGGACGGCACGCTCTGGCCGCTGATCATCCCGATGGCCTTCGGCGACGCCTTCTCCATCTTCCTGCTGCGCCAGTTCCTGCTGACCATCCCCAAGGAGTACCTCGACGCGGCCAAGGTCGACGGCTGCGGAGAGCTGCGCACGCTGATCAAGGTCGTGCTGCCGATGGCCAAGCCGGCCATCTCCGCCGTCGCCCTGTTCCAGTTCTTCTACTGCTGGAACGACTACTTCGGCCCGCAGATCTACGCCTCGGACAACCCCGCCGCCTGGACCCTCTCCTACGGACTGCAGTCCTTCCACGGCGCGCACCACACCAACTGGAACCTGACCATGGCCGCCACCCTGCTGGTGATGGCGCCCGTGATCATCGTGTTCTTCTTCGCCCAGAAGGCCTTCATCGAGGGCGTCACACTGACAGGAGTCAAGGGCTGA
- a CDS encoding ROK family transcriptional regulator, whose amino-acid sequence MSTGTGNPSQPGTPSLLRAINDRAALELLLEQGPLSRSQLGTLTGLSKPTASQLLARLESAGLVVPVGTTAGRPGPGAQLYEINPRAGYVAGLDVNPTRIRVAIADITGAVVTEHRLPLPAGDPGQALAQITMALDTATAAAGLDRGALRQVVIGTPGALDPATGELRYAAHLLGWHTPRLVDELSSALGVPVAMENDVNLAAVAEQRVGLAQGVQDFVLLWVEEGIGAALVLGGRMHRGHTGGAGEVGYMPMPGAPLIKNVHLEVENSGGFQELAGAPAVLALAREHGLTGENAKLVVAEAVERGADAFLRTLAERMATGLAAVVAVVDPELVLLSGAVPRGGGEQLRALVQEELTGLAVPRPRLLLSALEGSPVVIGALQTALTTAREQVFSTH is encoded by the coding sequence ATGTCGACCGGCACCGGCAACCCCTCGCAGCCCGGCACTCCGAGCCTGCTGCGCGCGATCAACGACCGGGCGGCGCTGGAGCTGCTGCTGGAGCAGGGGCCGCTCTCGCGGAGCCAGCTCGGCACGCTCACCGGGCTGTCGAAGCCGACCGCATCGCAGTTGCTGGCACGCCTGGAGTCGGCGGGACTGGTCGTACCCGTCGGGACGACCGCCGGGCGGCCCGGCCCCGGCGCGCAGCTCTACGAGATCAACCCCCGCGCCGGGTACGTCGCCGGCCTGGACGTGAACCCGACCCGGATCCGGGTCGCGATCGCGGACATCACCGGCGCCGTGGTCACCGAGCACCGCCTTCCGCTGCCGGCCGGCGACCCCGGTCAGGCGCTGGCCCAGATCACCATGGCGCTCGACACGGCGACCGCCGCCGCAGGCCTCGACCGGGGCGCGCTGCGGCAGGTCGTCATCGGCACCCCGGGCGCGCTCGACCCGGCGACCGGAGAGCTGCGCTACGCCGCCCACCTGCTCGGCTGGCACACGCCCCGGCTCGTCGACGAGCTGTCGTCGGCCCTGGGCGTTCCGGTGGCCATGGAGAACGACGTCAATCTGGCGGCCGTCGCCGAGCAGCGGGTCGGGCTCGCACAGGGCGTGCAGGACTTCGTGCTGCTCTGGGTCGAGGAGGGCATCGGCGCCGCGCTGGTCCTCGGCGGCCGGATGCACCGCGGCCACACCGGAGGCGCGGGCGAGGTCGGCTACATGCCGATGCCGGGCGCGCCGCTGATCAAGAACGTGCACCTGGAGGTCGAGAACTCCGGGGGCTTCCAGGAACTGGCCGGCGCACCCGCCGTGCTGGCCCTGGCCCGCGAGCACGGCCTGACCGGGGAGAACGCGAAGCTGGTCGTCGCCGAAGCGGTCGAACGCGGCGCCGACGCCTTCCTGCGCACGCTGGCCGAACGGATGGCCACCGGCCTGGCCGCGGTCGTCGCGGTCGTCGACCCGGAGCTGGTCCTGCTCAGCGGCGCGGTGCCGCGCGGCGGCGGCGAACAGCTGCGGGCGCTGGTGCAGGAGGAGCTGACGGGGCTGGCGGTCCCCCGACCACGCCTGCTGCTGAGCGCGCTGGAGGGCTCGCCCGTCGTCATCGGCGCCCTGCAGACGGCCCTGACCACCGCCAGGGAACAGGTCTTCTCGACCCACTGA